From one Pontibacillus sp. HMF3514 genomic stretch:
- a CDS encoding dipeptidase, whose amino-acid sequence MIIDAHCDALYKLWEKPDLSFLSSPELGVNYEKWQKNQVKVQCFAIYVPDYVHQDHQYQVALEMVDLFFERIIKPNPNIIWVQSQQDLLNLKPDEKGAILTLEGCHPIGADLVKLKTLIRLGVRAVGLTWNQANAVSDGIREERGAGLSAFGKEVVQLLNENHIWTDVSHLSYQGFWDVMELAKYPMASHSNVYALCPHPRNLDDKQLTALIKRKAFIGVTFVSGFLDESKVATPSQVIQHIQYILQMGGEDSLGFGSDFDGTDMIVDGLVDYDDYDAFINVLRNHYPQNIINKITHENFIRTFPFKYQEVL is encoded by the coding sequence ATGATTATCGATGCACATTGTGATGCTCTATATAAATTATGGGAAAAACCAGATTTATCTTTTCTATCTAGTCCTGAACTAGGTGTGAATTACGAGAAGTGGCAAAAGAATCAGGTGAAGGTACAATGCTTTGCTATATATGTTCCAGATTATGTCCATCAGGATCACCAATATCAGGTCGCTTTAGAAATGGTTGATTTATTTTTCGAAAGAATTATAAAGCCAAACCCTAACATTATATGGGTTCAATCACAGCAAGATCTTTTAAATTTAAAGCCTGATGAAAAGGGAGCAATTCTTACATTAGAAGGATGTCACCCTATTGGAGCAGATTTAGTGAAGCTTAAAACGTTAATACGCTTAGGTGTCCGAGCAGTAGGTTTAACTTGGAATCAAGCAAATGCCGTGAGTGATGGTATACGAGAAGAACGTGGTGCAGGCCTATCAGCATTCGGGAAAGAGGTTGTGCAATTGTTAAATGAAAACCATATATGGACAGACGTTTCACACTTATCCTATCAGGGGTTTTGGGATGTTATGGAACTTGCGAAATATCCGATGGCGTCCCACTCAAATGTATATGCGCTGTGTCCACATCCTCGTAATCTAGATGATAAGCAGTTAACTGCTCTGATTAAAAGGAAGGCTTTTATTGGAGTCACGTTTGTATCTGGGTTCTTAGATGAATCAAAAGTGGCGACACCATCTCAAGTAATTCAACATATTCAATACATTCTCCAAATGGGTGGAGAGGACTCTTTAGGATTTGGATCGGATTTTGATGGGACAGATATGATTGTTGATGGTCTCGTTGATTATGATGATTATGATGCCTTTATTAATGTACTCCGAAATCATTACCCTCAAAACATCATTAATAAAATAACCCATGAAAACTTTATTAGAACATTTCCATTCAAATACCAAGAAGTGCTTTAA
- a CDS encoding 2-oxoacid:acceptor oxidoreductase subunit alpha has protein sequence MKKQLSWKVGGQQGEGIESTGEIFSIALNRMGYYLYGYRHFSSRIKGGHTNNKVRVSTSQVRSVSDDLDILVAFDQETIDVNFYELQQNGIVIADEKFQPTIPEGSNVTLYVVPFTKIAKDLGNALMKNMVAVGASSAILELNPESFREVVESIFGRKGESVVENNMEAIRQGAQYVQDQASGNISTMKLEEADGKKRMYMIGNDAIALGFLAGGCRFMSAYPITPASEIMEYMIKKLPEFGGTVIQTEDEMAAATMAIGANYAGVRTITASAGPGLSLMMESIGLAGMTETPLVIVDTQRGGPSTGLPTKQEQSDLMAMIYGTHGEIPKVVMAPSTVQEAFHDAVEALNIADEYQCPVILLSDLQLSLGKQTVEPLDQRSISIRRGKIKEGEALPVLEKGETFKRYETTEDGVSPRVLPGTKNGIFHVTGVEHNEAGKPSELSENRQVQMDKRMRKLKDLPKTFNIPVYKDTPHELADVLLVGFNSTRGTIEEAKLLLEKDGYKVNHAQIRLIHPFPIDEMLPLISSANKVLVIEHNATGQLASILRMNVGNAHKMASVLKYDGTPFKPGEMYKECKGLI, from the coding sequence ATGAAAAAGCAGCTCTCATGGAAGGTTGGTGGACAGCAAGGGGAAGGGATCGAAAGTACTGGAGAGATTTTTTCCATTGCTCTAAACCGAATGGGTTATTACTTATATGGTTATAGGCATTTTTCGTCACGGATTAAAGGAGGACATACAAATAATAAAGTTCGTGTATCCACTTCTCAGGTACGTTCTGTTTCGGATGATCTAGATATTTTGGTTGCTTTTGATCAAGAAACCATTGATGTGAATTTTTATGAACTCCAACAGAATGGAATTGTCATCGCTGATGAAAAATTCCAACCTACAATTCCTGAAGGAAGCAATGTCACATTGTATGTTGTGCCTTTTACTAAAATTGCAAAAGACCTTGGCAATGCACTTATGAAAAACATGGTTGCTGTCGGTGCCTCTAGTGCCATACTTGAATTAAATCCAGAATCGTTTCGAGAGGTTGTAGAAAGTATATTCGGACGTAAGGGTGAAAGTGTCGTAGAAAATAACATGGAAGCTATACGTCAAGGGGCACAATATGTACAAGACCAAGCGAGTGGGAATATATCTACAATGAAACTGGAAGAAGCAGATGGAAAGAAAAGAATGTATATGATCGGGAACGATGCTATCGCACTGGGCTTTTTAGCTGGTGGTTGTCGCTTTATGTCTGCCTACCCCATTACACCAGCATCTGAGATTATGGAATATATGATTAAAAAACTACCTGAATTCGGTGGAACAGTTATCCAGACTGAAGATGAGATGGCTGCCGCGACAATGGCTATTGGGGCGAATTATGCAGGAGTTCGAACGATTACGGCATCTGCAGGACCTGGATTATCGCTTATGATGGAGTCAATTGGATTAGCTGGTATGACTGAAACGCCTCTCGTTATTGTCGATACACAACGTGGGGGTCCAAGTACAGGCCTTCCTACCAAACAGGAGCAATCGGATTTGATGGCCATGATCTATGGTACACACGGTGAAATCCCAAAAGTCGTGATGGCTCCAAGTACGGTACAGGAGGCTTTCCATGATGCTGTTGAAGCTTTAAATATTGCAGATGAGTATCAATGTCCTGTAATCCTATTATCTGACCTTCAATTGTCGCTTGGAAAACAGACTGTCGAACCCTTAGACCAACGTTCCATTTCCATTCGTCGTGGTAAAATAAAAGAGGGCGAGGCACTCCCTGTACTAGAAAAAGGTGAAACATTTAAAAGATACGAAACGACAGAAGATGGGGTTTCTCCTCGTGTTCTCCCTGGAACGAAAAACGGAATTTTCCATGTTACGGGTGTTGAGCATAATGAAGCTGGAAAACCTTCAGAGCTTTCGGAAAACCGACAAGTTCAAATGGATAAACGAATGCGAAAACTAAAAGATTTACCTAAAACGTTCAACATTCCTGTTTATAAAGATACCCCACACGAACTAGCAGATGTTTTACTAGTTGGGTTTAATTCCACACGCGGAACAATCGAAGAAGCCAAGCTACTTTTAGAAAAAGATGGATATAAAGTCAATCACGCACAAATACGATTAATTCATCCTTTTCCAATAGATGAAATGTTGCCACTTATTTCATCAGCTAATAAAGTGCTTGTTATCGAACATAACGCTACAGGACAATTAGCGAGTATTCTTAGAATGAACGTAGGTAATGCCCACAAAATGGCTAGTGTTCTGAAGTATGATGGTACACCGTTTAAACCTGGCGAGATGTATAAAGAATGCAAGGGGTTGATCTAA
- a CDS encoding 2-oxoacid:ferredoxin oxidoreductase subunit beta, which produces MATFKDFRNKVKPNWCPGCGDFSVQASIQKAAANIGLEPEDVALISGIGCSGRISGYIHAYGFHGIHGRALPLAQGVKMANKDLTVIASGGDGDGFAIGMGHTIHAIRRNMNITYIVMDNQIYGLTKGQTSPRSEMGFVTKSTPEGSIESSVNVIEMALSSGATFVAQSFSSDLKDLTSIIEQGIQHDGFSFINVFSPCVTYNKINTYEWFKDNLVKLKDIEGYDASSREEAMRTLMNYDGLVSGLIYQNKEQKSYQELIHGYKEDSLVTSELNMNDDHFEKLISEFM; this is translated from the coding sequence ATGGCAACATTTAAAGATTTTCGGAATAAAGTAAAGCCGAACTGGTGTCCAGGTTGTGGTGATTTTTCCGTACAGGCCTCTATTCAAAAGGCGGCTGCAAATATTGGGTTAGAGCCTGAAGACGTTGCATTAATCTCAGGTATTGGATGTTCGGGTCGTATATCTGGGTATATACACGCCTATGGATTTCACGGCATCCATGGTCGAGCTCTACCTTTAGCTCAAGGCGTAAAAATGGCTAACAAGGATTTAACGGTTATAGCGTCAGGTGGTGATGGTGATGGATTTGCGATCGGTATGGGTCACACCATACATGCCATTCGTAGAAATATGAATATCACGTATATTGTCATGGATAACCAAATCTATGGATTAACAAAAGGGCAGACATCGCCCCGAAGTGAAATGGGCTTTGTGACGAAAAGTACGCCAGAAGGATCGATCGAGTCATCTGTTAATGTTATTGAGATGGCACTCTCTTCAGGAGCTACTTTTGTAGCACAGAGTTTTTCCAGTGACTTAAAAGATCTCACGTCTATTATTGAACAGGGCATTCAGCATGATGGGTTTTCCTTTATCAATGTTTTTAGTCCTTGTGTGACCTACAACAAAATAAATACGTATGAATGGTTTAAAGATAATCTAGTTAAACTTAAAGATATAGAAGGTTATGATGCGAGTAGTAGAGAAGAAGCTATGCGCACATTGATGAATTATGACGGGCTTGTGTCAGGATTAATCTATCAAAATAAGGAACAAAAATCCTATCAGGAGCTTATCCATGGCTATAAAGAAGATTCATTAGTTACATCAGAGCTAAACATGAATGACGATCATTTTGAAAAACTTATTTCAGAATTTATGTAA
- the tdh gene encoding L-threonine 3-dehydrogenase codes for MDGRMKALVKHERAKGAQLQEVDIPKIGDLDVLIKVKATSICGTDLHIYNWDEWSASRVNPPYVFGHEFSGEVVEVGSKVSKVNVGDYVSAETHIVCHQCPQCLTGKFHICENTQIIGVDTNGCFAEYVALPEENMWKNPDTMSTDIASIQEPMGNAVHTVLNGDVAGKNVAIIGCGPIGLMAVGVAKAAGASQVLAFDLNPYRLELAEKMGATTIVNSKEMDPVAKAKELTDGHGVDVVCEMSGHPIAMDQGFKMVTNGGRVSILSLPVKPVTLDVTNDIVFKGIEVQGIAGRKMFETWQQVSRLLQSNQVDVTPIITHHLPMEDFEKGFQLMNEGKCGKVVLHPNAY; via the coding sequence ATGGATGGAAGAATGAAAGCGCTAGTAAAGCATGAACGTGCTAAAGGTGCTCAACTTCAAGAAGTAGATATTCCTAAAATAGGAGACTTAGATGTTTTAATAAAAGTAAAAGCGACTTCAATTTGTGGGACAGACCTCCACATCTATAATTGGGATGAATGGTCTGCTAGTCGAGTGAATCCACCATATGTATTCGGACATGAATTTTCTGGTGAAGTTGTTGAAGTAGGGAGTAAAGTTTCGAAAGTAAATGTTGGGGACTATGTAAGTGCAGAGACACATATTGTATGTCACCAATGCCCTCAATGTTTAACAGGGAAGTTCCACATCTGTGAGAACACTCAAATTATTGGAGTAGATACGAACGGATGCTTTGCAGAATATGTAGCTCTTCCAGAAGAGAATATGTGGAAGAATCCAGATACAATGTCAACTGACATTGCGTCCATACAAGAACCGATGGGGAATGCAGTACATACAGTTCTTAACGGTGATGTAGCTGGGAAAAATGTAGCCATTATCGGATGTGGACCAATTGGATTAATGGCAGTAGGTGTTGCTAAGGCTGCAGGGGCTTCACAAGTTCTTGCTTTTGACTTGAATCCTTATCGCTTAGAATTAGCTGAGAAGATGGGTGCCACAACGATTGTTAACTCGAAAGAAATGGATCCAGTAGCAAAGGCCAAAGAGCTAACAGACGGTCATGGTGTTGATGTCGTATGTGAAATGAGTGGTCACCCTATCGCAATGGATCAAGGCTTCAAGATGGTTACGAACGGTGGTCGTGTTTCGATTTTAAGTCTGCCTGTAAAACCTGTTACCCTTGATGTAACAAATGATATTGTTTTTAAAGGTATAGAAGTACAAGGAATTGCTGGGCGTAAGATGTTCGAAACATGGCAGCAGGTATCTCGTTTACTTCAATCGAATCAGGTAGATGTAACCCCAATTATTACGCACCATCTTCCTATGGAGGATTTTGAAAAAGGGTTCCAATTAATGAATGAAGGGAAATGCGGTAAAGTCGTATTACACCCGAATGCTTATTAG
- a CDS encoding GNAT family N-acetyltransferase has translation MLISIFRRAIPEESPHLSNIAIKSKAYWGYSEAFMKECELLLHVPSDRIAKDHVYVIEDGGSVTGFYSIIQNKNHAWLEDFYLDPVYIGEGLGKRMWYHMVSVARNYSIEKIEWESDPYAAPFYEWMGATKIGDTATGANQKPLPKYQYIVLD, from the coding sequence ATGCTTATTAGCATTTTCAGACGAGCTATTCCAGAAGAATCACCACATTTATCAAATATTGCTATAAAGTCCAAAGCCTATTGGGGATATAGTGAGGCGTTTATGAAGGAATGTGAGCTTCTTTTACACGTTCCTTCTGATCGCATTGCGAAAGATCATGTCTATGTGATCGAGGATGGAGGTTCTGTTACAGGGTTTTATTCTATAATTCAAAACAAAAATCATGCGTGGCTTGAGGATTTCTATTTAGACCCTGTATACATAGGAGAAGGACTTGGCAAAAGAATGTGGTATCATATGGTTAGTGTTGCCAGGAACTATTCTATAGAAAAAATAGAATGGGAAAGTGACCCGTATGCTGCTCCTTTTTATGAATGGATGGGAGCAACGAAAATCGGAGACACTGCTACTGGGGCCAACCAAAAACCATTACCTAAATATCAGTATATTGTATTAGATTAA
- a CDS encoding glycine C-acetyltransferase, with protein sequence MKGFEHLQEELNQMKDEGTFRELIPLESAQGSRVTIKGKDVIQLSSNNYLGLTNHPRMKEAAEKAIEEYGVGTGSVRTIAGTLSMHEEYERKLAKFKHTEAALVFQSGFTTNQGVLSSMLNDQDVVISDELNHASIIDGIRLTKAARKIYKHVDMESLEEALKASSEYRTRLVVTDGVFSMDGNIAPLPEIVELAEKYDALIMVDDAHASGVLGENGRGTVNHFGLDGRVHIQVGTLSKAIGVLGGYVATSQTLKEYLIHKGRPFLFSTSHPPAVTAACDAAIDVLLEEPELIQKLWDNTKFFKDGLTKLGFDTGISKTPITPVMIGDDALTHKFSDELFKEGVFAQGIVFPTVPKGKARIRTIVTAEHSKEELQEALDAFERAGKNLGIL encoded by the coding sequence ATGAAGGGTTTTGAGCATTTACAAGAAGAACTTAATCAAATGAAAGACGAAGGTACGTTTCGTGAATTAATCCCACTAGAATCAGCACAAGGATCTCGTGTAACGATTAAAGGGAAGGATGTTATTCAACTTTCCTCTAACAACTACCTTGGTTTAACCAATCATCCTCGTATGAAGGAAGCGGCTGAAAAGGCAATTGAAGAGTATGGTGTAGGTACAGGATCAGTTCGTACAATTGCAGGTACTCTTTCTATGCACGAAGAGTATGAGCGTAAACTTGCAAAATTTAAGCACACAGAAGCAGCGCTTGTATTCCAATCTGGTTTTACGACGAACCAAGGTGTTCTTTCTTCCATGTTAAATGATCAGGACGTTGTCATTTCTGATGAATTAAACCACGCTTCAATCATTGATGGCATCCGTCTAACTAAAGCAGCGCGTAAAATTTACAAGCACGTTGACATGGAATCTTTAGAGGAAGCACTAAAAGCTTCTAGTGAGTACCGTACACGTTTAGTTGTAACAGATGGTGTTTTCTCTATGGACGGAAACATTGCACCATTACCAGAAATCGTTGAATTAGCTGAGAAATATGATGCCCTTATTATGGTAGATGATGCTCATGCTAGTGGTGTGCTTGGTGAAAATGGCCGAGGCACAGTAAATCACTTTGGTTTAGATGGTCGTGTACATATTCAGGTTGGTACGCTAAGTAAAGCTATTGGTGTACTTGGTGGGTATGTAGCAACATCTCAAACATTAAAAGAGTACTTAATCCACAAAGGCCGTCCATTCCTGTTCAGTACATCACACCCGCCAGCAGTTACAGCAGCATGTGACGCAGCAATTGATGTATTACTTGAAGAACCAGAGTTAATTCAAAAGCTATGGGATAACACGAAATTCTTCAAGGATGGTTTAACGAAGCTAGGCTTTGATACAGGTATCAGTAAAACACCGATTACACCAGTAATGATTGGTGACGACGCACTGACACATAAATTTTCCGATGAACTGTTCAAAGAAGGCGTGTTTGCACAAGGTATTGTTTTCCCAACTGTACCAAAAGGAAAAGCACGTATTCGTACGATTGTTACAGCAGAGCACTCTAAAGAAGAGCTCCAAGAAGCATTGGACGCATTTGAGCGCGCTGGTAAGAATTTGGGAATTTTATAA
- the miaB gene encoding tRNA (N6-isopentenyl adenosine(37)-C2)-methylthiotransferase MiaB, giving the protein MNEKQRLEQQIINKNPSDIKSEKDQDLERIKSTSSDEMIAKYFQTTYQAPNMKDAKKRGKQDTQVHYDFKIPEDMKNIGEGKKFLIRTYGCQMNEHDTEVMAGILADMGYETTYDQHEADIILLNTCAIRENAENKVFGEIGHLKALKRENPDLILGVCGCMSQEESVVNRILQKHQFIDLIFGTHNIHRLPQLLKEALFGKEMVVDVWSKEGDIIENLPRQRKGNIKAWVNIMYGCDKFCTYCIVPFTRGKERSRLPEDIIQEVRHLAAQGYKEITLLGQNVNAYGKDLDMEYGLGDLMDEIHKIDIPRVRFTTSHPRDFDDRLIEVLAKGGNLLDHIHLPVQSGSSEVLKIMNRRYTRERYLDLVRKIREAMPNATLTTDIIVGFPNETEEQFQETLTLVEEVGFEGAYTFIYSPREGTPAAKMQDNVPHEVKKERLQRLNAVVNHQAAQAMSKYEGEVVEVLVEGESKNNPDVLAGHTYRNKLVNFRAPKSMIGQIVPVKITKAKTWSLDGEMVETAEVR; this is encoded by the coding sequence ATGAACGAAAAGCAAAGACTTGAACAACAAATTATCAATAAGAATCCATCGGACATAAAATCCGAGAAGGATCAAGATTTAGAAAGAATTAAAAGTACATCATCAGATGAAATGATTGCGAAATACTTTCAAACCACATACCAGGCACCTAATATGAAGGATGCTAAAAAACGCGGAAAACAAGATACTCAGGTCCATTATGACTTTAAAATCCCGGAAGATATGAAAAATATCGGAGAAGGAAAAAAGTTTCTAATCCGTACTTATGGTTGCCAGATGAACGAACATGACACAGAAGTTATGGCTGGTATCCTTGCTGACATGGGTTATGAAACCACATATGATCAACATGAAGCGGATATTATTCTGCTAAACACTTGTGCAATCCGTGAAAATGCAGAGAATAAAGTGTTTGGTGAAATCGGTCACTTAAAAGCATTGAAGCGTGAAAATCCAGACTTAATTCTAGGTGTATGTGGCTGTATGTCACAGGAAGAATCCGTGGTAAATCGTATTCTACAAAAGCACCAATTTATTGATCTGATATTTGGTACCCATAACATCCACCGTTTACCACAGCTACTTAAAGAAGCACTGTTCGGTAAAGAAATGGTCGTTGATGTATGGTCGAAGGAAGGGGATATCATTGAAAACCTTCCACGCCAACGTAAAGGGAATATCAAAGCTTGGGTAAACATTATGTACGGGTGTGACAAATTCTGTACGTATTGTATTGTACCATTCACGCGCGGTAAAGAGCGTAGTCGCCTACCTGAAGACATTATTCAGGAAGTTCGTCATTTGGCTGCTCAAGGATATAAGGAAATTACGCTTCTTGGTCAAAACGTAAACGCATACGGTAAAGATCTAGATATGGAATATGGGCTGGGAGATTTAATGGACGAGATCCATAAAATCGATATCCCGCGTGTTCGATTTACAACATCTCACCCACGCGATTTTGACGACCGTCTTATTGAAGTGCTAGCTAAAGGCGGGAACTTACTGGATCACATTCACTTACCTGTACAATCAGGAAGTTCAGAAGTCTTAAAGATTATGAACCGTCGCTACACGCGTGAACGTTATTTAGATCTTGTTCGTAAAATTCGTGAGGCAATGCCAAATGCAACGTTAACAACAGATATTATTGTTGGCTTCCCGAATGAAACAGAAGAACAGTTCCAAGAAACCTTAACACTTGTTGAGGAAGTTGGATTTGAAGGGGCGTACACATTTATTTACTCACCACGTGAGGGTACCCCAGCTGCTAAAATGCAAGATAATGTACCACATGAAGTGAAAAAAGAACGTTTGCAACGCCTTAATGCAGTAGTCAATCATCAAGCTGCACAGGCAATGAGCAAATATGAAGGGGAAGTTGTCGAGGTCCTCGTCGAAGGTGAAAGTAAGAACAACCCAGATGTATTAGCGGGACATACGTATAGAAACAAACTCGTAAACTTCCGTGCACCAAAGTCGATGATTGGACAGATTGTACCTGTGAAAATAACAAAAGCAAAAACATGGTCTCTTGATGGGGAAATGGTAGAGACAGCGGAGGTTCGATAA
- a CDS encoding RicAFT regulatory complex protein RicA family protein — MAKYTRKEVISRAEELAHMMAETPEIDRFKQVEAKLNENKKVQELINRIKSLQKNAVNFQYYEKTEALKKVEKEIDRLQEELDEIPVVQEFKNTQTDVNDFLQMVSNSIANEVTNEIIRETGGDLLKGTTGSATVDEGEGCSH, encoded by the coding sequence ATGGCAAAATATACACGTAAAGAAGTTATCTCACGAGCAGAAGAGTTAGCACACATGATGGCAGAAACACCTGAGATTGATCGTTTCAAACAAGTAGAAGCAAAACTTAATGAAAACAAAAAAGTGCAAGAGTTAATTAATCGCATCAAATCCCTACAAAAAAACGCGGTTAACTTCCAGTATTATGAGAAGACTGAAGCACTTAAAAAAGTTGAAAAAGAGATCGATCGTTTACAAGAAGAATTAGATGAAATCCCTGTTGTGCAAGAGTTCAAGAACACTCAAACAGACGTGAATGACTTCTTGCAAATGGTTTCGAATTCTATCGCAAATGAAGTGACGAACGAAATCATTCGTGAAACAGGCGGAGATTTGTTAAAAGGTACGACAGGCTCAGCAACAGTTGACGAAGGTGAAGGTTGCAGCCACTAA
- the cotE gene encoding outer spore coat protein CotE, which translates to MSLFDQEYREIITKAVCGKGRKFTQDTNTVSPSHRPTSILGCWVINHIYNARNKGDYVEVSGSYDVNTWYSYNDNTKTEVVTEKVNYRDQVRLSTKDANCLSDDFEVVARVVQQPNCLEARISNQGHKIVVDVEREFIVEVVGETKVYVKQDPEGLLNLDDEWDFDVEEDDFSDIDPDFLAKEEEE; encoded by the coding sequence ATGTCTTTATTTGACCAGGAGTATCGTGAGATCATTACAAAAGCGGTATGCGGAAAGGGTCGAAAGTTTACACAAGATACGAATACCGTATCACCATCTCATCGCCCAACGAGCATTTTGGGATGCTGGGTAATCAACCACATTTATAATGCAAGGAATAAGGGCGACTATGTGGAAGTATCAGGGAGTTACGACGTAAACACTTGGTATTCGTATAATGACAATACGAAGACTGAAGTTGTAACAGAAAAGGTGAATTATAGAGATCAAGTTCGCCTTTCCACAAAAGATGCAAACTGCTTAAGTGATGATTTTGAAGTAGTCGCTCGTGTGGTGCAGCAACCAAATTGTTTAGAGGCACGTATTTCGAATCAAGGCCACAAGATTGTTGTGGATGTAGAACGTGAATTTATCGTCGAGGTTGTCGGTGAGACAAAAGTTTACGTAAAGCAAGATCCCGAGGGTCTTCTAAATTTAGATGACGAATGGGATTTTGATGTTGAGGAAGATGATTTCTCAGATATCGACCCAGATTTCTTAGCAAAAGAAGAAGAAGAGTAA